From Dictyoglomus sp. NZ13-RE01, one genomic window encodes:
- a CDS encoding adenylate kinase, whose protein sequence is MRRVIIFFGPPGAGKGTHAKEISEELKIPHISTGDIFRDAVKNETPLGKKVKEYLDSGKLVPDELVWEVVKERITKEDCKDGFILDGYPRTIKQAELLDKYLEEENVVPKIIYLKASDELVIKRLSSRRVCSVCGAIYNLISMPPKVDGKCDICGGALYQRSDDTPEVIKQRLETYYKESKPLLDYYKAKGLIYEIDGEKEREEVKNEILKVVLNDRA, encoded by the coding sequence ATGAGAAGGGTAATTATATTTTTTGGACCGCCAGGTGCTGGAAAGGGTACTCATGCGAAAGAGATTAGTGAGGAGTTAAAGATTCCCCATATATCTACTGGAGATATATTTAGGGATGCAGTAAAAAATGAGACTCCTTTAGGTAAGAAGGTAAAGGAATATCTTGATTCAGGTAAGTTAGTTCCAGACGAGTTAGTTTGGGAAGTTGTAAAAGAAAGAATTACGAAAGAAGATTGCAAAGACGGATTTATATTAGATGGATATCCCAGAACCATTAAACAAGCAGAACTTTTGGATAAGTATCTTGAAGAGGAAAATGTTGTACCTAAAATAATATATTTAAAAGCCAGTGATGAACTTGTAATTAAGAGGCTTTCATCTCGAAGAGTATGTAGCGTATGTGGTGCAATATATAATTTAATTTCTATGCCTCCTAAAGTGGATGGAAAATGTGATATTTGTGGTGGGGCTTTATATCAGAGAAGCGATGATACTCCAGAGGTCATAAAGCAAAGATTGGAAACATATTACAAAGAGAGTAAGCCACTACTGGATTATTATAAAGCAAAGGGTCTAATCTATGAGATAGATGGAGAGAAGGAAAGGGAAGAGGTAAAGAACGAAATATTAAAGGTGGTTTTGAATGATAGAGCTTAA
- the map gene encoding type I methionyl aminopeptidase, which produces MIELKSLKEMAIIKEGGQILAKIFKDLEPYIKEGISTFDISRIAEELINKYRVKPAFKGYRGYPEVICASINEEIVHGIPNRKKILRNGDIISIDIGIEYKGYYLDSAKTYPIGEVSPIAIKLIKVTEEALWKGIEKAKAGNHLSDISWAIQEYVERNGFNVIREFSGHGIGRRLHEPPSIPNYGPPGRGPILEEGMALAIEPMVSAGSYEVIILEDGWTAITADRSLSAHFEHTIIITKNGPEVVTYEE; this is translated from the coding sequence ATGATAGAGCTTAAATCATTAAAAGAAATGGCAATAATTAAAGAAGGGGGACAGATATTAGCCAAAATATTTAAGGATTTGGAACCATATATTAAAGAAGGTATATCTACTTTTGATATATCAAGAATCGCAGAAGAATTGATCAATAAATATAGAGTAAAACCAGCTTTTAAGGGATATAGAGGCTATCCAGAAGTTATATGTGCCTCAATAAATGAAGAGATCGTACATGGTATTCCAAATAGGAAGAAAATTTTAAGAAATGGTGATATAATAAGTATTGATATAGGAATAGAATATAAGGGGTATTATTTAGATTCTGCAAAAACCTATCCAATAGGAGAGGTTTCTCCTATTGCAATTAAACTAATTAAAGTAACAGAAGAAGCTTTATGGAAAGGTATAGAGAAAGCAAAGGCAGGTAATCATTTATCAGATATTTCTTGGGCTATTCAAGAGTATGTGGAAAGAAATGGGTTTAATGTAATAAGAGAATTTTCTGGTCATGGAATTGGTAGGCGTCTTCATGAACCGCCGAGTATTCCTAATTATGGTCCTCCAGGAAGGGGACCAATATTGGAGGAGGGAATGGCGTTAGCAATAGAACCAATGGTGTCTGCTGGAAGTTATGAAGTGATTATATTAGAAGATGGTTGGACAGCTATTACAGCAGATAGAAGCTTGTCCGCCCATTTTGAACATACTATTATTATTACAAAAAACGGTCCTGAAGTGGTAACTTATGAAGAGTAG
- a CDS encoding translation initiation factor IF-1: protein MDKKDVIEVIGTVKEALPNATFRVELENGFEVLAYVSGKMRMNFIRVMPGDKVKVELSIYDLTKGRIIYRFTSNKEVKNEG, encoded by the coding sequence ATGGATAAGAAGGATGTTATTGAGGTTATAGGAACTGTGAAAGAGGCTTTACCTAATGCTACATTTAGAGTGGAATTGGAAAATGGTTTTGAAGTATTAGCTTATGTTTCTGGAAAAATGAGAATGAATTTTATAAGAGTTATGCCTGGAGATAAGGTTAAAGTAGAATTATCTATATATGACTTAACAAAAGGTAGAATAATATACCGTTTTACATCTAATAAGGAGGTCAAAAATGAAGGTTAG
- a CDS encoding 50S ribosomal protein L36 has translation MKVRASVKKMCEKCKIIRRKGRVMVICENPRHKQKQG, from the coding sequence ATGAAGGTTAGAGCATCTGTTAAAAAAATGTGTGAGAAATGTAAAATTATAAGAAGAAAAGGAAGAGTAATGGTAATTTGTGAAAATCCAAGACATAAGCAGAAGCAAGGATAA
- a CDS encoding 30S ribosomal protein S13, with product MARIAGVDLPRDKKVEIALTYIYGIGRTTSKKILEVTKVDPNKRVKDLTEEEISRLREEIEKNYKVEGDLRQEIANNIRRLIEIGCYRGIRHKLGLPVRGQRTRCNARTRKGPRKTVGAKRKEK from the coding sequence ATGGCAAGAATTGCAGGTGTTGATTTACCAAGAGATAAAAAAGTTGAAATAGCATTAACTTATATTTATGGAATAGGTCGTACCACAAGTAAGAAAATTTTAGAAGTAACTAAAGTAGATCCAAATAAAAGGGTAAAAGATTTAACAGAAGAGGAGATTAGTAGATTACGTGAAGAGATTGAAAAGAATTATAAAGTTGAAGGAGATTTGAGACAAGAGATAGCAAATAACATACGAAGATTAATAGAGATTGGATGCTATAGAGGGATAAGACATAAATTAGGATTACCTGTGAGAGGACAGAGGACTCGTTGTAATGCAAGAACAAGAAAGGGTCCTCGTAAGACTGTTGGTGCAAAGAGAAAGGAAAAATAA
- a CDS encoding 30S ribosomal protein S11, with protein sequence MAKKRRARGPRREKRIIPEGVAHISSTFNNTIVTITDPEGNVIAWGSGGTAGFKGTKKGTPFAAQLAAEMAAKRALEYGMKRVDVLVKGPGPGRETAIRSLQAAGLEINLIKDVTPIPHNGCRPPRRRRV encoded by the coding sequence ATGGCTAAGAAGAGAAGAGCAAGAGGACCAAGAAGAGAAAAAAGGATCATTCCGGAAGGAGTTGCCCATATAAGCTCTACCTTTAATAATACTATAGTTACCATTACTGATCCAGAAGGCAATGTTATAGCCTGGGGGAGTGGTGGTACAGCTGGTTTTAAAGGAACTAAAAAAGGTACTCCCTTTGCTGCTCAATTAGCAGCAGAGATGGCAGCTAAGAGAGCATTAGAATATGGTATGAAGAGGGTTGATGTATTGGTAAAAGGACCTGGGCCTGGAAGAGAAACAGCTATTAGGTCTCTTCAGGCAGCAGGTTTAGAAATTAATTTAATAAAAGATGTTACTCCAATTCCCCATAATGGGTGTAGACCCCCAAGAAGAAGAAGGGTTTAG